A window from Humidesulfovibrio mexicanus encodes these proteins:
- a CDS encoding RHS repeat-associated core domain-containing protein: MRYDAFGNPLRGLQGPVRFPLGFAGGLFDADTGLTRFVWRDYDADTGRFTALDPLGAKGGDRDWYGYCVDDPVNRVDVWGLEESPFDFGGEGRTPLDGPKYGNYCGKNWTGGWNPEQHGGTPGPFASVDSADEKCRFHDFCYTDCASQGNPGSCISTCDAKLVRDLKTLPENSSLLERQPPPGKEDQAEAIRDAAIWWFKQ; the protein is encoded by the coding sequence ATGCGGTACGATGCTTTCGGCAACCCCCTTCGGGGGCTTCAGGGGCCTGTGCGGTTCCCTCTTGGCTTTGCGGGCGGGCTGTTTGATGCGGATACGGGCCTGACGCGCTTTGTCTGGCGGGACTATGACGCGGACACGGGCCGCTTCACCGCCCTGGACCCACTGGGCGCAAAGGGCGGCGACAGGGACTGGTACGGGTACTGCGTCGACGACCCTGTGAACCGGGTGGATGTATGGGGGCTGGAAGAGTCTCCCTTCGATTTTGGAGGGGAAGGGCGTACGCCCCTTGATGGTCCGAAGTACGGAAATTATTGCGGGAAGAATTGGACAGGCGGATGGAATCCCGAACAGCACGGGGGTACGCCGGGGCCATTCGCATCCGTGGACAGCGCAGACGAAAAATGTCGCTTCCATGACTTCTGTTACACCGATTGCGCAAGCCAGGGGAATCCTGGTTCGTGCATAAGCACATGCGACGCTAAACTCGTACGAGATCTTAAAACGCTGCCCGAGAATTCCTCTCTGTTGGAACGGCAACCGCCCCCAGGTAAGGAAGACCAGGCTGAAGCAATACGGGACGCAGCAATATGGTGGTTCAAACAGTAA